One Coregonus clupeaformis isolate EN_2021a chromosome 21, ASM2061545v1, whole genome shotgun sequence DNA window includes the following coding sequences:
- the LOC121534707 gene encoding zinc finger protein 436 — MLFQENMTNCVTLQTKLSSVMDVLAKAAVAEISKMFDDGFAVLRLEMCRRENEIETLKRQLLFMENDRQTTSSKAQEAGCSSTCSSSSIRTDEGQGSKGSDEDASERTPFEQNARENDDQLGRNRPQPPAEEVEGLDEQYRSGHREKGSELELVKREQEEEYDVISLHSSGSEHGTERPDHQETEFDVDERESQLWVSLTESNCDSEGPDCIFGTKQYPQDQDTDIQLIQSAVEGLDIIPSSEIGDINRVMKEEMRAQSVWNDRRRTPTDLVQAQHRETMHPVRRQDGTTTRTPSGKQTLANEGAAYSNIWLNNVFSLAPNGFLSAKVSPRRTPAREKWFVCSFCGKSFDRFGHLEMHQRIHTGEKPYSCVTCGRSFAQQSNLRTHQRVHRGLRTNQTVY, encoded by the exons ATGTTGTTCCAGGAGAATATGACTAATTGTGTTACTTTACAAACCAAATTAAGCTCAGTTATGGATGTGTTGGCCAAAGCTGCGGTGGCAGAAATAAGTAAAATGTTCGATGATGGGTTTGCTGTTTTACGCTTGGAAATGTGCCGAAGAGAAAATGAAATTGAAACCTTGAAAAGACAATTATTGTTTATGGAGAACGATCGGCAAACCACGAGTTCCAAAGCGCAAGAAGCAGGCTGTTCTTCTACATGCTCGTCGTCTTCCATCAGAACGGATGAGGGACAGG GGTCCAAGGGGTCTGATGAGGATGCTAGTGAAAGGACTCCATTTGAGCAGAACGCCAGAGAGAATGATGACCAACTGGGTCGAAATAGACCACAGCCACCTGCAGAAGAAGTAGAGGGGCTCGATGAACAGTACAGGTCTGGCCACAGAGAGAAGGGTAGTGAACTAGAGTTAGTGAAGAGGGAGCAAGAGGAGGAGTATGATGTTATTTCACTACATTCGTCAGGAAGTGAACATGGCACAGAGAGACCAGATCATCAGGAAACTGAGTTTGatgtggatgagagagagagtcaacTGTGGGTGTCTTTAACAGAGAGCAACTGTGACTCGGAGGGTCCAGATTGCATTTTTGGTACAAAACAATATCCACAAGATCAAGATACAGACATACAGCTCATTCAAAGTGCAGTGGAGGGTCTCGATATCATTCCATCGTCAGAGATAGGTGACATTAACAGAGTTATGAAAGAAGAGATGCGAGCACAGTCTGTTTGGAATGACAGAAGAAGGACCCCTACAGATTTGGTTCAGGCACAGCACAGAGAAACCATGCACCCAGTGAGAAGGCAGGATGGGACAACTACCAGAACGCCGTCAGGCAAACAAACGCTAGCCAATGAGGGTGCAGCATATTCCAACATTTGGCTAAACAATGTATTTTCGCTTGCCCCAAATGGTTTTCTCTCAGCAAAAGTATCCCCAAGGAGAACCCCAGCAAGAGAGAAGTGGTTTGTTTGCTCCTTCTGTGGAAAGAGCTTTGACCGGTTCGGTCACCTGGAGATGCATCAGCGGATTCATACGGGAGAGAAACCGTACAGCTGTGTAACGTGCGGGAGGAGTTTTGCTCAGCAGAGTAATCTCCGCACACACCAGCGAGTACACAGGGGCCTCAGAACAAACCAAACTGTTTACTAA